In the genome of Streptomyces globosus, one region contains:
- a CDS encoding phosphatase PAP2 family protein: MRTDQILTRLERVFARLDREPERPAHLQTPRMSRHRVVLLGSTFAFYLAIVVAVLTTSWLVRLDWQVMFFRPYEQWPQLHAFLDYLVVLGQRGPTAVMVAAWLGWRSWRQHTLRPLITLGVALLLLNVTVGSVKLGLGRLGPHYATTIGSAELFAGGDIFPSGHTANAVVTWGILAYLASTVTTRRVLSIVSAVVSLSVGATTVYLGTHWVSDVLLGWSAGLLIMLALPWFEPLIAGVEAWVFAKREAMRRRVEAGTLPAPVAAMLVPLLSAGGKWRPPAPAGAPAPAAAATPAPVPAQTAAAAAATGHTALARPTAHLSGRPHLVRPERLPGAPAGSRRPAHGDRAGAARAAARPAAGGS; encoded by the coding sequence GTGCGTACCGACCAAATCCTGACCCGGCTGGAGCGGGTGTTCGCCCGACTGGACCGGGAACCCGAGCGGCCGGCTCATCTGCAAACACCGCGGATGAGCCGGCATCGCGTCGTGCTCCTCGGATCGACCTTCGCGTTCTACCTCGCGATCGTGGTGGCCGTCCTGACCACGTCCTGGCTCGTCCGCCTCGACTGGCAGGTGATGTTCTTCCGGCCCTACGAGCAGTGGCCGCAGCTGCACGCCTTCCTCGACTACCTCGTCGTGCTGGGCCAGCGCGGACCCACCGCGGTCATGGTCGCCGCGTGGCTGGGCTGGCGCTCCTGGCGGCAGCACACGCTCCGCCCGCTGATCACCCTCGGCGTGGCGCTGCTCCTGCTGAACGTGACGGTGGGCTCCGTCAAACTCGGCCTCGGCCGGCTCGGCCCGCACTACGCCACCACGATCGGCTCGGCCGAACTCTTCGCCGGCGGCGACATATTCCCTTCCGGGCACACCGCCAACGCCGTCGTGACGTGGGGCATCCTCGCCTACCTGGCCTCGACCGTGACCACCCGGCGCGTACTGTCCATCGTCTCCGCGGTGGTCTCGCTGAGCGTCGGCGCCACCACGGTCTACCTCGGCACCCACTGGGTCAGCGACGTGCTGCTCGGCTGGTCCGCGGGCCTGCTGATCATGCTGGCGCTGCCCTGGTTCGAGCCGCTGATCGCCGGCGTCGAGGCCTGGGTGTTCGCCAAGCGCGAGGCGATGCGCCGCCGCGTGGAGGCCGGGACGCTGCCCGCGCCGGTCGCCGCGATGCTCGTGCCGCTGCTGTCCGCCGGGGGCAAGTGGCGGCCTCCGGCCCCGGCGGGCGCCCCGGCTCCGGCCGCTGCCGCCACTCCGGCCCCGGTGCCCGCCCAGACGGCCGCGGCGGCCGCAGCCACCGGGCACACGGCGCTCGCCCGGCCGACCGCGCACCTGTCGGGCCGGCCGCACCTGGTCCGGCCCGAGCGCCTGCCGGGGGCCCCGGCCGGCTCCCGCCGCCCGGCCCACGGCGACCGGGCGGGCGCCGCCCGCGCTGCCGCCCGCCCGGCCGCGGGCGGCAGCTGA
- the der gene encoding ribosome biogenesis GTPase Der: MNDQHDHGALGDAEYAEFMELAAEEGFDPEEVEGAIEEAGHGPLPVLAVVGRPNVGKSTLVNRIIGRREAVVEDKPGVTRDRVTYEAEWAGRRFKVVDTGGWEQDVLGIDASVAAQAEYAIETADAVVFVVDSKVGATDSDEAVVKLLRRAGKPVVLCANKVDGQSGEADAAMLWSLGLGMPYPVSSLHGRGTGDLLDAVLEALPEAPAQSFGGGQVGGPRRIALIGRPNVGKSSLLNKVAREERVVVNELAGTTRDPVDELIELGGVTWKFVDTAGIRKRVHLQQGADYYASLRTAAAVEKAEVAVILIDATENISVQDQRIITMAVDAGRAVVVAYNKWDELDEERRYYLEREIETEMQQVAWAPRVNVSAKTGRHMEKLVPAIETALAGWETRVPTGRLNAFLGELVAAHPHPIRGGKQPRILFGTQAGSKPPRFVLFASGFLEHGYRRFIERRLREEFGFEGTPIHISVRVREKRGGQHKKK; the protein is encoded by the coding sequence ATGAACGACCAGCACGACCACGGAGCGCTCGGCGACGCCGAGTACGCGGAGTTCATGGAGCTCGCCGCGGAGGAAGGCTTCGACCCGGAAGAGGTCGAGGGCGCCATCGAGGAGGCGGGCCACGGCCCGCTGCCCGTCCTCGCCGTCGTCGGCCGGCCCAACGTCGGCAAGTCGACCCTGGTGAACCGCATCATCGGCCGCCGCGAGGCCGTCGTCGAGGACAAGCCGGGCGTCACCCGCGACCGCGTCACCTACGAGGCCGAGTGGGCGGGCCGCCGCTTCAAGGTCGTCGACACCGGCGGCTGGGAGCAGGACGTCCTCGGCATCGACGCCTCGGTCGCCGCGCAGGCCGAGTACGCCATCGAGACCGCCGACGCCGTCGTCTTCGTCGTCGACTCCAAGGTCGGCGCCACCGACAGCGACGAGGCCGTCGTCAAGCTGCTGCGCCGCGCCGGCAAGCCCGTCGTGCTGTGCGCCAACAAGGTCGACGGCCAGAGCGGCGAGGCCGACGCGGCGATGCTGTGGTCCCTCGGCCTGGGCATGCCCTACCCGGTGTCCTCGCTGCACGGCCGCGGCACCGGCGACCTCCTCGACGCCGTCCTGGAGGCGCTGCCGGAGGCCCCGGCGCAGTCCTTCGGCGGCGGGCAGGTCGGCGGGCCGCGCCGCATCGCGCTCATCGGCCGCCCCAACGTCGGCAAGTCCTCCCTGCTGAACAAGGTCGCCCGGGAGGAGCGGGTCGTCGTCAACGAACTGGCCGGCACCACCCGCGACCCGGTCGACGAGCTCATCGAACTCGGCGGAGTCACCTGGAAGTTCGTCGACACCGCCGGCATCCGCAAGCGCGTCCACCTCCAGCAGGGCGCCGACTACTACGCCTCGCTGCGCACGGCCGCCGCCGTCGAGAAGGCGGAGGTCGCGGTCATCCTGATCGACGCGACCGAGAACATCAGCGTCCAGGACCAGCGCATCATCACCATGGCGGTCGACGCGGGCCGCGCCGTCGTCGTCGCCTACAACAAGTGGGACGAGCTCGACGAAGAGCGCCGCTACTACCTCGAGCGCGAGATCGAGACCGAGATGCAGCAGGTCGCCTGGGCGCCCCGGGTCAACGTCTCGGCGAAGACCGGCCGCCACATGGAGAAGCTGGTCCCGGCGATCGAGACCGCGCTGGCCGGCTGGGAGACCCGCGTCCCGACGGGCCGGCTGAACGCCTTCCTCGGCGAGCTCGTCGCCGCGCACCCGCACCCGATCCGCGGAGGCAAGCAGCCCCGCATCCTGTTCGGCACCCAGGCGGGCAGCAAGCCGCCGCGGTTCGTCCTCTTCGCCTCCGGCTTCCTGGAGCACGGCTACCGCCGGTTCATCGAGCGCCGTCTGCGCGAGGAGTTCGGCTTCGAGGGCACCCCGATCCACATCTCGGTGCGGGTGCGGGAGAAGCGCGGCGGCCAGCACAAGAAGAAGTAG
- a CDS encoding MFS transporter — protein sequence MSGTNAAGRRIADTDRGPLRNRLRAASGGTNRWLVLAVLCVSLVLVALDATILHVAVPAVTEDLRPGPIELLWIVDAYPLVCAALLILFGTLGDRIGRRRILLLGYGLFGAASAVAAFADHAQVLIAARALLGVGGAMIMPATLSILRQVFPDRRERALAIGIWTAVAAIGAAGGPVLGGFLIEHFWWGSVFLINIPLMALILPLGRWLLPESKGAADGPWDVLGALMAAGGVLGVVLGVKRLGAERRLLDAECLVPLLLGILLLVLFTRRQRRLAHPLIDMRMFARAAFSTSVGCIVLAMLALVGLELLAVQYLQLVLGLSPLETGLRLLPLTFAAMAAGATGSYTLARIGPRTMVSLGFLLTAFAVLLLTLMGQHDRPVLLTAGFVLLGFGLQTTLFAAYESMLSEAPAETAGGAASIGETSYQFGAGMGIALLGSVMNAAYAPGLLDVPGVPPQEARGAANSLGEAYQIAGDLGGAAGEALYAAARHSFVHGLHITLVVSAGLLLAGALMALKLPRAMDCAGGDETDTAGAAAPVPLPAQAGPVDAAGAADTAGTADTADAEDRPTAKAV from the coding sequence ATGTCGGGGACCAACGCGGCCGGCCGCAGGATCGCCGACACCGACAGAGGACCCCTCCGCAACCGGCTCCGGGCCGCCTCCGGCGGAACGAACCGGTGGCTCGTCCTCGCGGTCCTCTGCGTCAGCCTGGTCCTCGTCGCGCTCGACGCGACGATCCTGCACGTCGCCGTCCCCGCCGTGACCGAGGACCTGCGCCCCGGCCCCATCGAGCTGCTGTGGATCGTCGACGCCTACCCGCTCGTCTGCGCCGCCCTGCTGATCCTCTTCGGCACCCTCGGCGACCGGATCGGCCGCCGCCGGATACTCCTGCTCGGCTACGGCCTGTTCGGCGCCGCCTCGGCCGTCGCCGCCTTCGCCGACCACGCCCAGGTCCTGATCGCCGCCCGCGCCCTCCTCGGCGTAGGCGGCGCCATGATCATGCCGGCGACGCTGTCGATCCTGCGCCAGGTCTTCCCCGACCGCCGCGAGCGCGCCCTCGCCATCGGGATCTGGACCGCCGTCGCCGCCATCGGCGCGGCCGGCGGCCCCGTCCTCGGCGGCTTCCTCATCGAGCACTTCTGGTGGGGCTCGGTCTTCCTCATCAACATCCCGCTGATGGCCCTGATCCTGCCGCTCGGACGGTGGCTGCTCCCCGAGTCGAAGGGCGCCGCCGACGGGCCGTGGGACGTGCTCGGCGCGCTCATGGCCGCGGGCGGCGTCCTCGGCGTCGTCCTCGGCGTCAAGCGGCTCGGAGCCGAGCGCCGGCTCCTCGACGCCGAATGCCTCGTACCGCTCCTCCTCGGCATCCTCCTGCTCGTCCTCTTCACCCGCCGCCAGAGGCGCCTCGCACACCCGCTGATCGACATGCGGATGTTCGCCCGCGCCGCCTTCTCCACCTCCGTCGGGTGCATCGTCCTCGCCATGCTCGCCCTGGTCGGACTGGAACTGCTCGCCGTCCAGTACCTCCAGCTCGTCCTGGGGCTCAGCCCGCTCGAAACCGGGCTCCGGCTGCTCCCGCTGACCTTCGCGGCGATGGCCGCGGGCGCCACCGGCTCCTACACCCTGGCCCGGATCGGCCCCCGCACGATGGTCTCGCTCGGCTTCCTGCTGACGGCCTTCGCCGTGCTGCTGCTGACCCTCATGGGCCAGCACGACCGGCCCGTGCTCCTCACCGCCGGCTTCGTGCTGCTCGGCTTCGGGCTCCAGACGACGCTGTTCGCCGCGTACGAGTCGATGCTGAGCGAGGCGCCCGCCGAGACCGCCGGCGGGGCGGCCTCCATAGGCGAGACCTCCTACCAGTTCGGCGCGGGCATGGGCATCGCCCTCCTCGGCAGCGTGATGAACGCGGCGTACGCGCCGGGGCTGCTCGACGTGCCCGGGGTGCCGCCGCAGGAGGCGCGGGGCGCCGCCAACTCGCTGGGGGAGGCCTACCAGATCGCGGGGGACCTCGGCGGGGCCGCGGGCGAGGCGCTGTACGCGGCCGCCCGGCACTCGTTCGTCCACGGGCTGCACATCACGCTCGTCGTCAGCGCCGGCCTGCTGCTCGCCGGGGCGCTGATGGCGCTGAAGCTGCCGCGCGCCATGGACTGCGCCGGAGGGGACGAGACCGACACCGCGGGCGCCGCCGCCCCCGTGCCGCTGCCGGCCCAGGCGGGCCCGGTGGACGCGGCCGGCGCAGCAGACACGGCAGGCACGGCAGACACGGCAGACGCCGAGGACCGCCCCACGGCCAAGGCCGTCTGA
- a CDS encoding DUF952 domain-containing protein, which produces MIFHIVPLADWSAAPELPYAPASLDAEGFVHCSADRPTALEIADRYYREAEGPVLAVELDERALTSEVRREGESGGRYPHVHGPLERAAVVRVWEVVLRPGAAPELAPWEPGA; this is translated from the coding sequence ATGATCTTCCACATCGTCCCGCTCGCCGACTGGTCCGCCGCGCCCGAGCTCCCGTACGCCCCTGCCTCGCTGGACGCGGAGGGCTTCGTGCACTGCTCGGCCGACCGCCCCACCGCCCTGGAGATCGCCGACCGGTACTACCGGGAGGCGGAGGGCCCGGTGCTGGCCGTTGAACTCGACGAGCGGGCGCTGACCTCGGAGGTCCGCCGGGAGGGTGAATCGGGCGGCCGCTACCCGCACGTGCACGGGCCGCTGGAGCGGGCGGCGGTGGTCCGCGTCTGGGAGGTCGTCCTCCGGCCGGGTGCCGCACCGGAACTGGCCCCGTGGGAGCCGGGTGCCTGA
- a CDS encoding prephenate dehydrogenase, whose translation MRTAVVIGTGLIGTSAALALAARGVRVHLADHDPDTARTAASLGAGTDEPPAGKVDLAIVAVPPAHVAATLADAIGRGVARAYVDVASVKGGPRRELAALGADTTAYIGTHPMAGKERSGPLAATADLFEGRPWVLTPTRETDHEVLNLALELVALCNAVPVVMDADAHDRAVALVSHTPQLVSSMVAARLEEADETAVRLCGQGIRDVTRIAASDPRMWVEILSANPGPVAEVLAGIAADLRATVDALHALESADVDERRGGAGGIEDVLRRGNAGRERVPGKHGAAPMAYETVAVLISDQPGELARIFADAGRAGVNIEDVRIEHATGQQAGLVQLMVDPSAAAALTAELRDRGWALRRP comes from the coding sequence GTGAGAACCGCCGTCGTCATCGGAACCGGCCTGATCGGAACCTCGGCGGCCCTCGCCCTCGCCGCCCGCGGGGTCCGCGTCCACCTCGCCGACCACGACCCCGACACGGCCCGCACGGCCGCCTCCCTCGGCGCCGGCACCGACGAGCCGCCCGCGGGGAAGGTCGACCTCGCGATCGTCGCCGTACCGCCCGCCCACGTCGCGGCGACCCTCGCCGACGCCATCGGGCGCGGCGTGGCCCGCGCCTACGTGGACGTCGCCAGCGTCAAGGGCGGCCCGCGCCGGGAGCTCGCCGCGCTCGGCGCGGACACCACCGCCTACATCGGCACCCACCCCATGGCCGGCAAGGAGCGGTCCGGTCCGCTCGCCGCCACCGCCGACCTCTTCGAGGGCCGCCCCTGGGTGCTCACCCCCACCCGGGAGACCGACCACGAGGTGCTCAACCTCGCCCTGGAGCTCGTCGCGCTCTGCAACGCCGTCCCGGTCGTCATGGACGCCGACGCCCACGACCGGGCGGTCGCGCTCGTCTCGCACACCCCGCAGCTCGTGTCGAGCATGGTCGCCGCCCGCCTGGAGGAGGCCGACGAGACCGCCGTGCGGCTCTGCGGCCAGGGCATCCGCGACGTCACCCGCATCGCCGCCTCCGACCCGCGCATGTGGGTGGAGATCCTCTCCGCCAACCCCGGCCCCGTCGCCGAGGTCCTCGCCGGCATCGCCGCCGACCTCCGGGCCACCGTCGACGCCCTGCACGCCCTGGAGTCCGCCGACGTGGACGAGCGGCGCGGCGGCGCCGGCGGCATCGAGGACGTGCTGCGCCGCGGCAACGCCGGCCGCGAGCGGGTCCCCGGCAAGCACGGAGCCGCCCCGATGGCGTACGAGACCGTCGCCGTCCTGATCAGCGACCAGCCGGGCGAGCTCGCCCGGATCTTCGCCGACGCCGGCCGGGCCGGGGTCAACATCGAGGACGTGCGGATCGAGCACGCCACCGGCCAGCAGGCGGGCCTCGTCCAGCTCATGGTCGACCCGAGCGCCGCCGCCGCCCTCACCGCGGAGCTGCGCGACCGCGGCTGGGCCCTGCGCCGCCCGTGA
- a CDS encoding lysophospholipid acyltransferase family protein, translated as MTRTPSPKGAAVGRRIGIGLMYGLWKPRVLGAWRVPASGPVILAVNHAHNIDGPMVMGTAPRPLHFLVKKEAYVGPLGTFLEGIGQVPVDRRGTDRTAVTKALAVLDNGGALGIFPEGTRGEGDFASLRAGLAYFAVRSGAPVVPVAVLGSTDRPGRLIRGLPPFKSRVDIVFGSPFDAGDGTGRRTRTALDEATVRIQSRLTAHLADARRLTGR; from the coding sequence GTGACCCGGACGCCCTCCCCGAAGGGTGCGGCGGTCGGCCGGCGGATCGGCATCGGGCTCATGTACGGGCTGTGGAAGCCGCGCGTACTGGGGGCCTGGCGCGTGCCCGCCTCCGGTCCCGTCATCCTCGCCGTGAACCACGCCCACAACATCGACGGGCCCATGGTCATGGGCACCGCGCCGCGCCCGCTGCACTTCCTCGTCAAGAAGGAGGCGTACGTCGGCCCGCTCGGGACCTTCCTGGAGGGCATCGGCCAGGTCCCCGTCGACCGCCGGGGAACCGACCGCACCGCCGTCACCAAGGCCCTCGCCGTGCTCGACAACGGCGGCGCGCTCGGCATCTTCCCCGAGGGCACCCGCGGCGAGGGCGACTTCGCTTCGCTGCGCGCCGGGCTCGCGTACTTCGCCGTCCGCAGCGGGGCGCCGGTCGTCCCGGTGGCCGTCCTCGGCAGCACCGACCGCCCCGGCCGGCTGATACGCGGCCTGCCCCCGTTCAAGAGCCGCGTCGACATCGTCTTCGGCTCCCCCTTCGACGCGGGCGACGGCACCGGCCGCCGCACCCGCACCGCCCTGGACGAGGCCACCGTGCGCATCCAGAGCAGACTCACGGCCCACCTCGCGGACGCCAGGCGCCTGACCGGGCGCTGA
- a CDS encoding Rieske (2Fe-2S) protein, translating into MSDPLPTARRTVLAAGAAALAGGAVAGCGGEEEPSPIPESATPGTSGPQAAAPSESAGTALLKTSEVPVGGGTVLKDRKLVVTQPTAGTFKCFSAVCTHQGCLVNKVAAGTIDCPCHGSRFAIADGAVVKGPATRPLPEAGITVSGGQVSLA; encoded by the coding sequence ATGAGCGATCCCCTGCCCACCGCCCGACGCACCGTCCTGGCGGCGGGGGCCGCCGCCCTGGCAGGCGGCGCGGTGGCCGGCTGCGGCGGGGAGGAGGAGCCCTCGCCGATCCCGGAGAGCGCGACCCCCGGCACGTCCGGCCCGCAGGCTGCGGCCCCGAGCGAGAGCGCCGGGACGGCGCTGCTGAAGACGTCGGAGGTGCCGGTGGGCGGCGGCACGGTGCTGAAGGACCGGAAGCTGGTGGTGACCCAGCCGACGGCGGGGACGTTCAAGTGCTTCTCGGCGGTGTGCACGCACCAGGGCTGCCTGGTGAACAAGGTGGCCGCCGGCACCATCGACTGCCCCTGCCACGGCAGCCGGTTCGCCATCGCCGACGGCGCGGTCGTGAAGGGCCCGGCGACCCGCCCCCTCCCGGAGGCGGGGATCACGGTCTCGGGCGGCCAGGTGTCCCTGGCGTAG
- a CDS encoding ADP-ribosylglycohydrolase family protein: protein MTTTATKRAAAGSLFGLALGDALGFPTEFNDVPAILAKTGPWRQMRLPRPAIVTDDTQMTLALARGMRTAADRGPLTPEGLAGPVREEFTAWYRSPENNRAPGNTCLRACSLLTDPARDWRDASQTGSKGCGANMRVAPVGLVPGWTEEERAGAAQLQSALTHGHPTALAASDLTARAVWLLANGAEVTGLVGLLRSYALDNRTRYHGRWLGDLWMRTACDASPQSFIARGWDDCLAALDRLAAALRSPSPETDPCLTTGEGWIAEEALATALQCFLLFPDEPLTALRRAACTSGDSDSLACLAGAFAGAHLGAAAWPDDWTTRIEYREELDAFAALWNA, encoded by the coding sequence ATGACGACGACGGCGACGAAGCGCGCGGCGGCCGGATCCCTGTTCGGCCTGGCCCTCGGCGACGCCCTGGGCTTCCCCACCGAGTTCAACGACGTCCCGGCGATCCTCGCGAAGACCGGCCCCTGGCGGCAGATGCGGCTGCCCCGCCCGGCGATCGTCACGGACGACACCCAGATGACCCTCGCGCTCGCCCGCGGCATGCGCACCGCGGCCGACCGCGGCCCGCTGACCCCGGAGGGCCTCGCCGGACCCGTCCGCGAGGAGTTCACGGCCTGGTACCGGTCCCCGGAGAACAACCGCGCCCCCGGCAACACCTGCCTGCGGGCGTGCAGCCTCCTCACCGACCCCGCGCGGGACTGGCGCGACGCCAGCCAGACCGGCTCCAAGGGCTGCGGCGCGAACATGCGCGTGGCCCCCGTCGGCCTCGTCCCCGGCTGGACGGAGGAGGAGCGGGCCGGCGCCGCCCAGCTCCAGTCGGCCCTCACCCACGGCCACCCCACCGCCCTCGCCGCCTCGGACCTGACGGCCCGCGCGGTGTGGCTGCTCGCCAACGGGGCCGAGGTCACCGGCCTGGTCGGGCTGCTGCGCTCGTACGCCCTGGACAACCGCACCCGCTACCACGGGCGCTGGCTCGGCGACCTCTGGATGCGGACGGCCTGCGACGCGAGCCCGCAGTCCTTCATCGCCCGCGGCTGGGACGACTGCCTGGCCGCCCTGGACCGGCTGGCGGCCGCCCTGAGGTCCCCGTCCCCGGAGACGGACCCCTGCCTGACCACCGGCGAGGGCTGGATCGCGGAGGAAGCCCTCGCCACGGCCCTCCAGTGCTTCCTGCTCTTCCCGGACGAACCCCTGACGGCCCTGCGCCGCGCCGCCTGCACCTCCGGCGACTCCGACTCCCTGGCCTGCCTGGCCGGCGCCTTCGCAGGCGCCCACCTGGGCGCGGCGGCCTGGCCGGACGACTGGACGACCCGCATCGAATACCGCGAGGAGCTCGACGCCTTCGCCGCCCTCTGGAACGCCTGA
- the cmk gene encoding (d)CMP kinase, which translates to METAAPSAVIVAIDGPSGTGKSSTSKAVAAKLGLRYLDTGAQYRAITWWMITNGIDTDDADAVALAAGKPAIVSGTDPAGPTITVDGVDASGPIRTREVTSKVSAVSAVPEVRALITDLQRSIAAAAEGGIVVEGRDIGTTVLPDADLKVFLTASPEARAARRSGELRGKEAADVAATKEALIKRDAADSGRKTSPLAKAADAVEVDTTELTLEQVIECVVTLVEEKRAGRK; encoded by the coding sequence GTGGAAACCGCAGCTCCGTCCGCCGTGATCGTCGCCATCGACGGTCCCTCCGGCACGGGCAAGTCCAGCACCTCCAAGGCCGTGGCCGCCAAGCTCGGGCTGCGCTACCTGGACACCGGTGCCCAGTACCGGGCCATCACCTGGTGGATGATCACCAACGGGATCGACACCGACGACGCGGACGCCGTCGCCCTGGCCGCCGGCAAGCCGGCGATCGTCTCCGGGACCGACCCGGCCGGCCCGACGATCACCGTCGACGGCGTGGACGCCTCCGGCCCGATCCGCACCCGCGAGGTCACCTCCAAGGTCAGCGCGGTCAGCGCCGTCCCCGAGGTCCGCGCGCTGATCACCGACCTCCAGCGCAGCATCGCCGCCGCGGCCGAGGGCGGCATCGTCGTCGAGGGCCGGGACATCGGCACCACCGTCCTGCCCGACGCCGACCTCAAGGTCTTCCTCACCGCCTCGCCCGAGGCCCGCGCAGCCCGCCGCAGCGGCGAGCTCCGAGGCAAGGAGGCCGCGGACGTCGCGGCCACCAAGGAGGCCCTGATCAAGCGGGACGCCGCCGACTCCGGCCGCAAGACGTCGCCGCTGGCGAAGGCCGCCGACGCCGTCGAGGTGGACACCACCGAGCTGACCCTGGAGCAGGTCATCGAGTGCGTGGTGACCCTGGTCGAGGAGAAGAGGGCGGGCCGCAAGTGA
- a CDS encoding transglycosylase family protein translates to MPDPRIRRAAAAAAAAAAALALVLVLPPGAGAAPPPPAPGPAAAAHPGSPGTVGSGPGDCGPGGEWPWDCVADCESSGRWAIDTGNGFYGGLQFRQSTWEEYGGLAHAPRADLATREQQIAVAEEVLAEQGWEAWPVCARRYGLAGRMHVVRAGDTLAGIARKRRVEGGAQALYEANRAVVGPRPEALAVGLLLVLPPPRPAPSAPVERPPSAVPGGPGTSSEAADGQSPQPVPAGSAATAPAEKA, encoded by the coding sequence GTGCCCGACCCCCGGATCCGGCGGGCCGCCGCAGCGGCGGCCGCAGCCGCCGCCGCGCTGGCTCTCGTCCTCGTACTCCCCCCGGGAGCCGGCGCGGCCCCTCCTCCGCCGGCGCCCGGCCCCGCCGCCGCCGCGCACCCCGGCTCGCCGGGGACCGTCGGCAGCGGGCCGGGGGACTGCGGGCCGGGCGGGGAATGGCCCTGGGACTGCGTGGCCGACTGCGAGAGCAGCGGGCGGTGGGCGATCGACACGGGCAACGGCTTCTACGGGGGGCTGCAGTTCCGGCAGTCGACGTGGGAGGAGTACGGGGGCCTCGCCCATGCGCCGCGCGCGGACCTGGCGACGCGGGAGCAGCAGATCGCGGTGGCGGAGGAAGTGCTCGCCGAGCAGGGCTGGGAGGCCTGGCCGGTATGCGCGCGGCGGTACGGGCTGGCCGGGCGGATGCACGTGGTGCGAGCCGGGGACACGCTGGCGGGGATCGCCCGCAAGCGGCGTGTCGAGGGCGGCGCACAGGCGCTGTACGAGGCCAACCGGGCAGTGGTCGGGCCGCGTCCGGAGGCGCTCGCCGTCGGCCTCCTGCTGGTCCTCCCGCCGCCGCGTCCGGCGCCGTCGGCGCCTGTGGAACGGCCTCCGTCGGCCGTTCCGGGCGGCCCCGGAACGAGTTCCGAAGCGGCGGACGGGCAGAGTCCGCAGCCGGTGCCGGCCGGGTCCGCGGCAACCGCTCCGGCGGAGAAGGCGTAA
- a CDS encoding nucleotidyltransferase domain-containing protein — protein sequence MTGQTTPSGATAASGRHALVRDHTVYACVMGSRAFGLATGSSDTDRRGVYLAPTALFWRFEKPPTHVEGPREEEFSWELERFCELALRSNPNILECLHSPLVERLTPVGEELLALRGAFLSRRVHASFTRYAKAQHGRLLAGVRLHGAPRWKQAMHLLRLLLSCRDMLRTGRLDIDATPYRDRLLAVKRGELSWAEIDAWASRLSDESDAALARSPLPAAPDAAAVESFLHRARRTSAASA from the coding sequence ATGACCGGACAGACCACTCCGTCGGGCGCGACCGCCGCGTCCGGCCGGCACGCCCTGGTGCGCGACCACACGGTCTACGCGTGCGTCATGGGCTCGCGGGCGTTCGGCCTGGCGACCGGGTCGAGCGACACCGACCGGCGGGGCGTCTACCTGGCCCCGACCGCGCTGTTCTGGCGCTTCGAGAAGCCGCCGACGCACGTGGAGGGCCCCCGGGAGGAGGAGTTCTCCTGGGAGCTGGAGCGCTTCTGCGAACTCGCGCTGCGCAGCAACCCGAACATCCTGGAGTGCCTGCACTCGCCGCTGGTCGAGCGGCTGACCCCGGTGGGGGAGGAACTCCTCGCCCTGCGCGGGGCGTTCCTCTCCCGACGGGTGCACGCCTCGTTCACCCGCTACGCGAAGGCCCAGCACGGCAGGCTCCTGGCCGGCGTACGGCTGCACGGCGCGCCGCGCTGGAAGCAGGCGATGCACCTGCTGCGGCTGCTGCTGTCCTGCCGCGACATGCTCCGCACGGGCCGCCTGGACATCGACGCGACCCCGTACCGCGACCGCCTGCTGGCGGTGAAGCGGGGCGAGCTGTCCTGGGCGGAGATCGACGCCTGGGCCTCCCGCCTGTCGGACGAGTCGGACGCGGCCCTCGCCCGCTCGCCCCTCCCGGCCGCCCCGGACGCGGCGGCGGTGGAGTCCTTCCTCCACCGTGCCCGCCGTACGAGCGCCGCGTCGGCGTAG